One window of Vitis riparia cultivar Riparia Gloire de Montpellier isolate 1030 chromosome 5, EGFV_Vit.rip_1.0, whole genome shotgun sequence genomic DNA carries:
- the LOC117915410 gene encoding diacylglycerol O-acyltransferase 3: MEVSGVVFRQVPFFSGAGIDTQSSKSSFSGVSVDSGNRISAFSELRLLGSRDSRVAVRPRKPSGFRDESHLKYYYESPRCGAKKDKDKVTTKKKSKLLKALSKDLSLFSDLGFGVDSDEGLFGEVKGKMISEAAEVLLKQLQQMRAEEKELKRRRKEEKAKLKATRMETMVVCESSSSESSDSECGEVVDMTHLRSGAVVEPIKDESQPVIQEAKGLEEPSLLQPVIQEAKGLEEPGLLQPVTTTLKGECCTAVNTATSVAVDQNEKTQVMGAGAKRIEVCMGGKCKKSGAEALLEEFERVVGVEGAVVGCKCMGKCRVGPNVRVLNSIDGVEAEGMDDSVRTPSNPLCVGVGLQDVGIIVSNFFGETHEDIGLPAPA, translated from the exons ATGGAGGTCTCCGGTGTCGTTTTCCGGCAGGTTCCGTTCTTCTCCGGCGCTGGAATTGATACTCAGTCTTCAAAGTCCTCCTTTTCCGGCGTCTCTGTTGATTCCGGCAACCGGATTTCCGCTTTCTCTGAACTTCGTCTTCTGGGATCTCGAGACTCCAGGGTTGCAGTAAGACCTAGAAAGCCTTCTGGGTTTCGCGACGAAAGTCATTTGAAGTATTATTATGAATCGCCCAGGTGCGGTGCAAAGAAGGATAAGGACAAGGTTACAACCAAGAAGAAGTCGAAATTGCTCAAGGCCTTGTCGAAGGACTTGTCCCTGTTTTCTGATTTGGGGTTTGGAGTGGATTCTGATGAAGGCCTGTTCGGCGAGGTTAAGGGGAAGATGATATCG GAAGCAGCAGAGGTTTTACTGAAGCAATTGCAACAGATGAGAGCAGAGGAGAAGGAATTGAAAAGGAGGAGAAAAGAGGAGAAGGCCAAGCTGAAGGCCACCAGGATGGAAACCATGGTTGTTTGTGAATCTTCTTCCTCCGAATCCAGCGACAGCGAATGTGGGGAGGTGGTTGACATGACCCACCTGAGAAGTGGAGCTGTTGTGGAGCCAATTAAAGATGAATCACAACCAGTCATTCAAGAAGCCAAAGGCTTGGAAGAGCCCAGTTTACTGCAACCAGTCATTCAAGAAGCCAAAGGCTTGGAAGAGCCCGGTTTACTGCAACCAGTCACAACCACTCTTAAAGGAGAGTGCTGCACAGCAGTCAATACTGCAACAAGTGTTGCTGTTGACCAGAATGAAAAGACCCAAGTGATGGGAGCAGGGGCAAAGAGGATTGAGGTGTGTATGGGTGGGAAGTGTAAGAAATCAGGAGCTGAGGCACTGTTGGAGGAGTTTGAGAGGGTGGTTGGTGTGGAAGGTGCTGTGGTTGGGTGCAAATGCATGGGGAAGTGCAGAGTGGGTCCTAACGTGAGGGTTTTGAATTCCATTGATGGGGTTGAGGCTGAGGGAATGGATGATTCTGTGAGGACACCCAGTAATCCCCTGTGTGTTGGGGTTGGTCTGCAGGATGTTGGGATAATTGTGAGCAACTTCTTTGGAGAAACCCATGAAGATATTGGACTGCCTGCACCAGCTTAG